The proteins below are encoded in one region of Parvicella tangerina:
- a CDS encoding tail fiber domain-containing protein, with protein MKRIIHIIVSTILTTPIIAQGVGINTTGANPDANTILDVVSEGANSTFFGLKVKNSGGTEQLVVRSDGRVGIMTNAPTYELDVNGDIGGNEFFYHNGDGDTYMQFTTDRIRFEAGNLDMLDLVEAGTDEVVINNSSGNIDFRVESNNFNDQFVVDGGSDQVFVRNTAHHLGYTDPMAVYVSDNSTVPYAISAWNQGTTGGAATFSNDAGGNGYNTLESTTDGSAAAGWFWKTSTSSNSFSLLVTNSASNNRFGVYDEDNTVALGYFTISDSRLKKEITPMTSSIDKVMLLNPVTYRLNNDEFPSFGTSNELQYGFLTQEVGQIFPDMVAENSILDPNHSSELRSDWSEAETPYSSMNYQALIAVLTKAMQEQQLMIEKQEEKIAELELIIQEILNK; from the coding sequence ATGAAAAGAATAATTCACATAATTGTATCGACAATACTCACAACTCCAATAATCGCTCAAGGAGTAGGGATAAATACTACTGGTGCAAACCCAGATGCAAATACTATCTTGGACGTTGTCTCTGAGGGAGCTAATTCAACCTTTTTTGGCTTGAAAGTAAAGAACAGTGGAGGGACAGAACAATTGGTTGTTCGATCGGATGGTCGTGTTGGTATAATGACTAATGCTCCAACCTATGAGTTGGATGTAAATGGTGATATTGGAGGAAATGAGTTCTTTTATCATAATGGAGATGGGGATACTTATATGCAGTTTACAACGGATCGCATTCGATTTGAGGCCGGGAACCTCGACATGCTTGATTTGGTTGAGGCTGGAACAGATGAAGTCGTGATAAACAATTCAAGTGGAAATATCGACTTTAGAGTAGAAAGTAATAATTTCAACGATCAGTTTGTGGTTGATGGCGGTTCAGATCAAGTTTTCGTTAGGAATACTGCGCATCATTTAGGATATACAGATCCCATGGCGGTATATGTGTCAGATAATTCAACCGTCCCATACGCTATAAGTGCTTGGAATCAAGGTACAACTGGAGGAGCGGCTACTTTTTCAAATGATGCCGGAGGAAATGGATATAACACTCTTGAGAGTACTACAGATGGTTCTGCAGCTGCAGGATGGTTTTGGAAAACAAGTACTAGTAGTAATTCTTTTTCTTTATTAGTGACGAACAGTGCTTCAAATAATAGGTTTGGAGTTTACGATGAAGATAATACTGTGGCATTAGGGTATTTTACAATTTCAGATTCAAGACTGAAGAAAGAGATTACTCCAATGACATCTTCAATTGATAAAGTAATGTTATTAAACCCAGTTACGTATAGGCTAAATAATGATGAATTTCCCTCTTTTGGTACTTCCAATGAATTACAGTATGGATTTTTAACTCAGGAAGTTGGTCAAATATTTCCGGATATGGTAGCGGAAAATAGTATTTTAGACCCAAATCATAGTTCTGAATTGCGAAGTGATTGGTCGGAGGCTGAAACACCATATAGTTCCATGAATTATCAAGCACTGATAGCTGTTTTAACAAAAGCGATGCAAGAGCAGCAGCTTATGATAGAAAAGCAAGAAGAAAAAATTGCGGAGCTTGAGCTGATAATTCAAGAAATATTGAATAAATAA
- a CDS encoding T9SS type A sorting domain-containing protein, producing the protein MILRFSTSVVLLFLVFFIEGQTVETFNSSGTWTVPCGVSSVQVECWGGGGAGAGDDNNNAASEGYGGGGGGYVVNTLAVTPGNTIAYTVGAGGVGSKNAGTNGGNTSFSTIIANGGTGGTYSAVGVGGGGSGGTVTNGSNGNSPFFLAGGNGGAGGNGGAGGAGGGESGGNGGAGRITLTYTVAPNSGCGPCSAIPISSFPYTYSGTTVGFSNSVTGGCEGNWIGTIGGAEDVIFTLTVGADSHYSIQLTGTDAGNVMDVAVLSAASCSGPFTCMPNGSWEGGLQTTGTTLGSGVPGTDSPCRTVWFETAGTYYLFVDSDAGDEGPFTLTVDEVDVTTLYGDECSTAIGMTAGSPETISSDNCSFTTSSTDPDGADTPPSSTLYCAGSIENTVWVEFQSDGSGTPVNVDVTGVNCSSGYMTFAGPPINGYTYYGASAQFGIFTSSTGACGGTYASADACQSINTGGTYTTALPNGSPTTYFFVIDGNGGAECDFTLEVSNVIALPVEFINFEVEKLPKVNLVKWQTAAEVNVSHFEVERSLNGVDFHRLGVLPAQGNSSSNMEYEFADEDILHSRSYYRIVSVDYDGKKQKSAAVAVNRKFDEIIFEANVFPNPSDGAISVVINSSLDQNVRISLYNALGELIFSEFESCSQGRVVFDYGLKSLPSGVYNLTVEGDFNNQVMKLLIK; encoded by the coding sequence ATGATTTTAAGATTTAGTACATCTGTAGTTTTGCTTTTTTTAGTCTTCTTCATCGAAGGACAAACAGTTGAAACATTCAACTCCTCTGGTACATGGACCGTGCCGTGCGGTGTATCCTCAGTTCAGGTAGAATGCTGGGGTGGAGGTGGAGCAGGTGCTGGAGACGACAACAATAATGCCGCTTCAGAAGGGTATGGAGGCGGAGGAGGTGGCTATGTCGTTAATACGCTTGCTGTTACTCCTGGGAATACCATAGCCTATACTGTTGGAGCTGGAGGTGTTGGAAGTAAGAACGCTGGAACTAACGGGGGTAATACTTCATTTTCAACCATCATCGCAAATGGTGGTACGGGTGGTACGTATTCGGCAGTAGGAGTTGGTGGAGGAGGATCTGGTGGTACTGTTACCAACGGAAGCAACGGAAACTCTCCATTTTTTCTCGCTGGCGGAAATGGTGGTGCTGGCGGAAATGGTGGCGCTGGTGGTGCTGGCGGTGGCGAGTCTGGAGGAAATGGTGGCGCTGGACGAATCACTTTAACCTATACTGTAGCTCCAAACTCTGGTTGTGGCCCTTGCTCGGCAATTCCAATATCTTCATTCCCTTACACATATTCAGGAACAACGGTAGGTTTTTCCAATTCCGTAACTGGTGGATGTGAGGGGAACTGGATTGGAACTATTGGTGGTGCAGAAGATGTCATCTTTACGTTGACGGTTGGTGCGGATTCACACTACAGTATTCAATTGACAGGAACGGATGCTGGAAATGTAATGGATGTTGCTGTACTCTCAGCAGCAAGTTGCTCAGGTCCTTTTACTTGTATGCCTAACGGCTCTTGGGAAGGTGGTTTGCAGACAACTGGTACAACGTTAGGAAGTGGAGTTCCTGGAACGGATTCACCTTGTAGAACCGTTTGGTTTGAAACAGCAGGAACCTACTATTTGTTTGTTGATTCAGATGCTGGTGATGAAGGACCATTTACCCTCACCGTTGATGAAGTGGATGTTACAACATTATACGGAGATGAGTGCTCAACAGCGATTGGAATGACAGCAGGCTCTCCTGAAACAATTAGCTCAGATAATTGCTCTTTTACAACTTCTTCTACAGACCCTGATGGTGCTGACACACCTCCTTCAAGTACGCTCTATTGTGCGGGTTCTATTGAAAATACAGTTTGGGTTGAATTTCAGAGTGATGGAAGTGGAACACCTGTAAATGTAGATGTTACAGGTGTGAACTGTAGCTCGGGGTACATGACTTTTGCCGGACCACCTATCAATGGATATACCTATTACGGGGCAAGTGCTCAGTTTGGAATTTTCACCTCCTCTACAGGCGCTTGCGGTGGAACCTATGCTTCTGCTGATGCTTGTCAGTCAATAAATACAGGAGGAACTTATACTACGGCTTTGCCGAATGGTTCTCCTACTACTTATTTCTTCGTTATTGATGGGAATGGGGGCGCTGAGTGTGACTTTACATTAGAAGTGTCTAATGTAATTGCTCTTCCTGTAGAGTTTATCAACTTTGAAGTAGAAAAACTGCCTAAAGTGAACCTCGTGAAATGGCAAACAGCAGCTGAGGTCAATGTAAGTCATTTCGAAGTAGAACGGTCGCTGAATGGTGTCGATTTTCATCGATTGGGAGTGTTGCCCGCGCAAGGAAACAGTTCTTCTAATATGGAATATGAATTTGCAGATGAGGATATCCTTCATTCCAGATCTTATTACAGAATTGTGTCTGTGGATTATGACGGAAAAAAGCAGAAGAGCGCAGCTGTGGCAGTCAACCGTAAATTTGACGAAATTATTTTTGAAGCGAATGTGTTTCCCAACCCATCAGATGGAGCTATTAGTGTTGTAATTAATTCTTCTCTTGATCAAAATGTCAGAATATCTCTTTACAATGCATTAGGTGAACTCATTTTTTCTGAATTTGAGAGTTGTAGTCAGGGTCGTGTAGTTTTTGATTATGGGCTCAAGAGTCTGCCCTCAGGAGTTTACAATCTGACAGTAGAGGGAGATTTTAATAACCAGGTCATGAAACTTCTGATTAAATAA
- a CDS encoding UDP-N-acetylmuramate--L-alanine ligase, which translates to MKVHFIAIGGSAMHNLAIALHLKGYEVSGSDDEIFDPSKGRLAKYGLLPDSIGWDPARISKDINSVILGMHARADNPELAKAQELGIPIFSYPEYLYEQTKNKKRVVIGGSHGKTSITSMILHVLQHNHVKHDYMVGAQLEGFECMVSLKEDSTIAILEGDEYLSSPIDRRPKFHLYQPNIALLSGIAWDHINVFPTFENYVEQFQIFVDKIEPNGDIIYYDGDENVKLVAQKSRADVSQIPYDTHPHRIEKGITYLLDEEREYPLHIFGEHNLQNVSGALNVCLRIGLSKGQFYAAIISFKGASKRLELVTQTSSSLMYKDFAHSPSKLKATTQALKDQFPDRKLIACMELHTFSSLNKDFLDEYDGAMKDADEAFVYFNPHTIAHKKLTPISKEDVKKAFNSENVRVYTSSEELTNLLKEKDWNDTNLLMMTSGTFDGVDFKKLGEELFT; encoded by the coding sequence ATGAAAGTCCATTTTATTGCGATCGGAGGGAGTGCTATGCATAATTTAGCAATTGCCCTACATTTAAAAGGCTATGAGGTATCTGGATCAGATGATGAGATCTTCGACCCGTCTAAAGGTCGTCTGGCCAAATACGGACTTCTTCCTGATTCGATAGGATGGGATCCTGCGCGAATTTCAAAAGATATAAACTCCGTGATACTTGGAATGCATGCTAGAGCAGATAACCCTGAGCTTGCCAAAGCACAGGAACTGGGAATCCCTATTTTTTCATACCCCGAGTACCTATACGAGCAGACAAAGAACAAGAAGCGTGTCGTAATTGGTGGTAGTCACGGAAAAACTTCGATTACATCTATGATATTGCACGTATTGCAGCACAATCATGTGAAACACGATTACATGGTTGGCGCACAATTAGAAGGATTTGAGTGTATGGTTAGTTTGAAAGAAGATTCCACAATAGCCATTCTGGAGGGAGATGAATACCTTTCTTCTCCGATTGACAGAAGACCGAAATTCCACCTCTATCAACCCAATATTGCTTTACTGAGTGGTATTGCCTGGGATCACATCAATGTTTTTCCCACCTTTGAAAACTACGTTGAGCAGTTTCAAATTTTTGTAGACAAAATCGAACCTAATGGCGATATCATCTACTATGATGGTGATGAAAACGTAAAGCTTGTTGCACAAAAAAGCCGAGCCGATGTATCTCAAATTCCCTACGACACCCACCCTCACCGAATTGAGAAGGGAATAACATACCTTCTTGATGAAGAACGAGAATATCCACTCCATATTTTTGGCGAACATAATCTGCAGAATGTTTCAGGCGCTTTAAATGTGTGCTTGCGTATCGGCTTAAGCAAAGGGCAATTCTATGCAGCAATAATAAGTTTTAAAGGTGCTTCGAAAAGACTTGAGTTAGTTACACAGACCTCATCATCTTTGATGTATAAAGACTTTGCTCATTCTCCTTCTAAATTGAAGGCAACGACCCAAGCTTTGAAAGATCAATTTCCAGACAGAAAACTTATCGCCTGTATGGAGCTGCACACCTTTAGCAGTTTGAACAAAGATTTTTTGGATGAGTATGATGGAGCTATGAAGGATGCCGATGAAGCTTTTGTCTATTTCAATCCGCATACGATTGCTCACAAAAAACTCACTCCAATATCTAAGGAGGACGTGAAAAAGGCATTTAATTCTGAGAATGTTCGTGTTTACACTTCTTCGGAAGAATTGACGAACCTACTTAAGGAAAAAGATTGGAATGATACTAATCTACTGATGATGACAAGCGGCACTTTCGATGGGGTTGACTTTAAGAAATTAGGAGAAGAACTCTTTACTTAA
- a CDS encoding OmpH family outer membrane protein produces the protein MSLKSKRWQYFLGIALLVVVFVAAKSTGPKSKVGYINTNELWVLMPEKQAADEELKKMEEQMVTYYQQEQKTFEIGVNTFVKDSASMTELVKKQTLQKLQQQQENLQAMPKAANDELAKKQEQLYNPIREKMQKAIDEVAKENGYDYILDAAYGNIVYARNDDDNVLGLVKAKLGL, from the coding sequence ATGTCATTGAAGTCAAAACGTTGGCAATATTTTCTTGGAATTGCATTGTTGGTGGTTGTTTTTGTAGCTGCAAAGAGCACTGGACCTAAATCAAAAGTTGGCTATATTAATACCAATGAACTTTGGGTGCTTATGCCTGAGAAACAGGCTGCGGATGAAGAACTGAAAAAGATGGAAGAGCAGATGGTTACTTACTATCAACAGGAGCAAAAAACGTTTGAGATAGGTGTGAATACCTTTGTTAAGGATAGTGCCAGTATGACAGAACTTGTAAAGAAACAAACGTTGCAGAAGTTGCAACAACAACAAGAAAATCTACAAGCCATGCCAAAGGCTGCTAATGATGAATTAGCAAAGAAGCAAGAGCAACTTTACAACCCCATAAGAGAAAAAATGCAGAAAGCTATCGATGAGGTTGCAAAAGAGAATGGATATGATTACATTCTTGACGCTGCCTATGGAAACATTGTTTACGCAAGAAATGATGATGACAATGTGCTAGGTCTAGTCAAAGCGAAGTTGGGCCTCTAA
- a CDS encoding T9SS type A sorting domain-containing protein — translation MKMVRFIQILFFLGLALVNWAQNNAVVIDDNAYIVINGGVNGTEAVLVVDQPHQNGIITTGSGGNIITQGEFDYVKWNIGTSTGAYTVPFTADANNAKIPLTVNITGAGTGAGYIAFSSWDVSPAGFDNTPWPSQVTHMAGANGNPDVSDYVVDRFWVIDVNDPLGTGETYSAIPSPTINFTYNTGYAPEMGGGNLLTEGLLGGQHFDPVGENWHGSGAGVGTATGIWGADNASGLVSGVTPPAGEWYRTWTLSDYSSPLPVELTYFDLKCEEEGVVVFWETVSEVNASHFEIHKSSNGVDYELIGTVQAMGNSSNPVTYSYTDQYSSAANMAYRLTEVDNNGSRRVLSSSMVSGCVSDATFEAYGTLNGDVVITLNSSFKDDYDVMLFDALGKQVSASQNISVVKGFNQFELSYNHLAFGTYLLQVVNDRESFTKKITIR, via the coding sequence ATGAAGATGGTAAGATTCATTCAAATACTGTTTTTCTTAGGACTTGCTTTAGTAAATTGGGCTCAAAACAATGCTGTCGTCATAGATGATAATGCCTACATTGTTATCAATGGAGGGGTAAATGGAACTGAGGCTGTTTTGGTTGTTGACCAACCTCATCAAAATGGAATCATCACTACTGGATCTGGTGGAAATATAATTACACAAGGTGAATTTGATTATGTGAAGTGGAATATTGGGACAAGTACAGGAGCCTATACGGTGCCTTTTACAGCGGATGCCAATAATGCAAAGATCCCCTTAACGGTGAACATTACAGGTGCAGGTACTGGTGCCGGATATATTGCATTTTCTTCATGGGACGTTTCACCTGCTGGTTTTGACAATACACCTTGGCCGTCTCAGGTGACCCACATGGCTGGAGCGAATGGAAACCCTGACGTCTCGGATTACGTTGTGGATCGATTTTGGGTAATTGATGTCAATGACCCGCTAGGTACTGGTGAGACCTATTCTGCAATTCCGTCTCCAACAATAAACTTTACCTACAACACAGGTTATGCTCCCGAAATGGGGGGAGGAAATCTATTGACAGAAGGACTTTTGGGTGGTCAGCATTTTGATCCCGTAGGTGAGAATTGGCACGGCTCAGGAGCAGGGGTTGGTACGGCAACAGGAATTTGGGGTGCAGATAATGCTTCTGGGTTAGTTTCAGGAGTGACACCACCTGCTGGAGAATGGTATAGAACCTGGACACTTTCAGATTATTCAAGTCCGTTGCCAGTTGAATTGACTTATTTTGATTTGAAATGTGAAGAAGAAGGTGTGGTGGTCTTCTGGGAGACTGTATCAGAAGTCAATGCTAGTCATTTTGAGATCCACAAAAGTTCTAATGGTGTGGATTATGAGCTCATTGGAACTGTGCAGGCGATGGGGAATTCATCCAACCCTGTAACCTACTCCTACACCGATCAGTACTCAAGCGCTGCCAATATGGCCTACCGTCTTACCGAAGTAGATAACAATGGATCGAGAAGAGTGCTGTCTTCATCAATGGTTTCTGGCTGCGTTAGTGATGCTACATTTGAAGCTTACGGTACATTAAATGGAGATGTCGTGATTACACTCAATTCTAGTTTCAAGGATGATTATGACGTGATGCTTTTTGATGCACTTGGTAAACAAGTAAGTGCTTCACAAAATATATCAGTAGTTAAAGGATTTAATCAATTCGAATTGTCATACAACCATTTGGCCTTTGGGACGTATTTACTTCAAGTTGTAAACGATAGAGAGTCATTCACCAAAAAAATTACAATTAGATAG
- a CDS encoding DUF4199 domain-containing protein yields the protein MKIGLKFGVYTSLGFIIIIMSLFMAEVNLRSDFMQIMVGIGTFCLFIGVALSILINYNRNKKGGLSMLVDIKTGLTSSAVFALLIAVFLVLYFSKIDDDFVERRKEEIIERYQDPKEIEKLEEQMGANPDTFKGKSLDDMIEQNIANAEHNLTPVRIFPIALFSLLLLGMVYSFLITAFNRLVLAKLK from the coding sequence ATGAAAATTGGTTTAAAGTTCGGGGTATACACTAGCCTTGGGTTCATCATCATCATCATGAGCTTGTTTATGGCAGAAGTGAATCTGAGAAGTGATTTCATGCAGATCATGGTTGGTATAGGAACTTTCTGCTTGTTTATCGGAGTGGCGTTGAGCATCCTGATCAACTATAATAGAAACAAGAAGGGTGGACTAAGTATGTTGGTGGATATTAAAACAGGTCTGACGTCATCGGCTGTTTTTGCGTTGCTCATTGCTGTTTTTTTAGTACTTTATTTTTCTAAGATAGATGATGATTTTGTAGAGAGACGTAAAGAGGAAATCATTGAGCGCTATCAAGATCCAAAGGAAATTGAAAAACTTGAAGAACAGATGGGAGCAAACCCTGACACCTTTAAAGGGAAATCATTGGATGATATGATTGAACAGAACATAGCTAACGCAGAGCACAACCTTACTCCTGTTCGAATATTTCCCATCGCCCTCTTTTCACTCCTGCTGCTCGGAATGGTGTACTCTTTTTTAATTACGGCCTTTAATAGACTGGTACTAGCAAAGCTTAAGTAA
- a CDS encoding ligand-binding sensor domain-containing protein → MASQLHKTNFFLSLVLYLGVVFTVSCKKEEPVAQFPEEEQIEFDHFTTSNSLLTSNNINCITSIGGTQIWIGTDNGIAILENGVWQVVDTSSAQLSSNIVNAILETAGGEVWVATDYGISVFDGVSWTHLTKQNSPLLVNKIRSLDQDATGSIWVGTFSGGGLMRFDGTNWQSYTPANSGLPNNSVSNIRCVGNDVWIATAGGLSQFSNGVWTTFTKQNSGLPHNSVYSIAHQNGKLWLGTDAGLAQFDLNTENWLVFDQTNSTLSDGLIRPVCFASGNSIWVGTVSSGLHEYNGSEWTRYSSDNTNLPDDGVEALCYYQSSLWIGTLNNGVFRLK, encoded by the coding sequence ATGGCTTCCCAACTACATAAGACGAACTTTTTTTTAAGTCTAGTTTTATATTTGGGTGTAGTATTTACTGTATCTTGTAAAAAAGAAGAACCAGTCGCTCAGTTTCCTGAAGAAGAGCAAATTGAGTTTGATCACTTTACAACATCAAATTCGCTGCTTACATCGAATAATATTAATTGTATTACTTCAATTGGTGGAACTCAAATTTGGATAGGCACGGATAATGGAATAGCCATTTTGGAAAATGGTGTCTGGCAAGTAGTTGATACTTCTAGCGCTCAGCTAAGTTCAAATATTGTAAATGCGATCCTGGAGACTGCTGGAGGAGAAGTTTGGGTGGCCACGGACTATGGAATTTCAGTCTTTGATGGAGTAAGTTGGACGCATTTAACTAAACAGAATTCTCCACTTTTAGTAAATAAAATACGTTCACTAGACCAAGATGCAACCGGGAGTATTTGGGTCGGAACCTTCAGTGGAGGTGGCTTAATGAGGTTTGACGGGACCAATTGGCAAAGTTATACACCAGCGAACTCTGGTTTGCCAAACAACTCTGTTAGCAATATTAGATGTGTGGGTAACGATGTTTGGATAGCTACTGCTGGTGGCCTTTCTCAGTTCTCAAATGGTGTTTGGACCACGTTCACTAAGCAAAATTCAGGCTTGCCCCACAATAGTGTTTACTCTATTGCGCACCAGAATGGAAAACTTTGGCTAGGTACGGATGCAGGTCTTGCGCAGTTTGATTTGAACACGGAGAACTGGTTGGTTTTTGACCAAACGAATTCTACGCTATCAGATGGTTTGATTAGACCAGTTTGTTTTGCTTCAGGCAATTCGATTTGGGTGGGTACTGTATCAAGTGGTTTGCATGAATACAATGGCTCGGAATGGACTCGTTATTCATCGGATAACACCAATTTACCTGATGATGGTGTTGAGGCACTTTGTTATTACCAATCGTCACTTTGGATAGGCACTTTAAACAATGGAGTTTTTCGTTTAAAATAG
- a CDS encoding TraR/DksA family transcriptional regulator, whose product MAKEKNKYSESELQEFKEIILKKIAEAKEDFEMLKGSLTHKDDHGTDDTGRSFNMMEDGSETLMREEMANLANRKEKFIKNLELALIRIENGSYGVCRVTGKLIAKERLRLVPHATLSIEAKKMQ is encoded by the coding sequence ATGGCAAAGGAAAAAAATAAATACAGTGAATCAGAACTTCAGGAGTTCAAAGAGATTATCTTGAAGAAGATCGCTGAAGCGAAAGAGGATTTTGAAATGTTGAAAGGATCGCTTACACATAAAGACGATCATGGAACTGATGATACCGGAAGATCATTTAATATGATGGAAGATGGTTCTGAAACCTTGATGAGAGAAGAAATGGCGAACCTGGCAAACAGAAAGGAAAAGTTCATCAAAAACCTGGAGTTAGCGCTGATTAGAATTGAAAACGGTTCGTATGGTGTATGTCGTGTAACTGGTAAATTAATCGCTAAAGAAAGATTGAGATTGGTTCCTCACGCTACCCTAAGTATTGAAGCCAAAAAAATGCAATAA
- a CDS encoding signal peptidase II: protein MRTALITIIVTLVLDQWLKLWVKANAAIGDVIFEAGILKFQFIENPGMAFGWELGGLWGKLLLSSFRIIAIIAIAFVIRNLVENKAHKGLVFSVALVFAGAVGNLLDSAFYGLMFDQGTTWNPEINKWVGYAGEAQMNFEGYAGMLQGCVVDMIYFEFYWPDWMPFGLGGSEVFPPIFNVADVAVSTGVITMLVFNKRFFGEGKGDFSVFKRKKS, encoded by the coding sequence ATGAGAACAGCACTGATTACAATCATAGTAACGTTAGTCCTAGACCAATGGTTAAAGTTGTGGGTAAAGGCGAATGCCGCCATTGGCGATGTTATCTTTGAGGCTGGTATTCTCAAGTTTCAATTTATTGAGAACCCGGGAATGGCTTTTGGCTGGGAGCTGGGAGGTCTTTGGGGTAAACTCTTGCTGAGTTCGTTCCGTATCATAGCGATTATTGCCATCGCATTTGTTATTCGAAACCTTGTTGAGAATAAGGCACATAAAGGACTCGTTTTTTCTGTAGCACTGGTATTTGCAGGTGCAGTAGGTAATCTCTTGGATAGCGCCTTTTATGGGTTAATGTTTGATCAAGGAACAACATGGAACCCAGAAATTAACAAATGGGTCGGTTATGCTGGAGAAGCTCAAATGAACTTTGAAGGTTATGCAGGAATGCTTCAGGGTTGTGTTGTTGATATGATCTATTTTGAATTTTACTGGCCAGATTGGATGCCTTTTGGCTTGGGAGGTTCTGAGGTTTTTCCTCCAATTTTTAACGTTGCGGACGTTGCGGTTTCAACTGGCGTAATTACGATGTTGGTCTTCAATAAGAGGTTCTTTGGAGAAGGCAAAGGAGATTTCTCGGTATTCAAAAGGAAGAAGTCATGA
- a CDS encoding T9SS type A sorting domain-containing protein gives MRLVTTIGLTLVLFGICAQNNALILNNNPFLVVNGGTAGDEAVMVVNQSHEDGIITMGTGGNIITHGEFDYIKWNIGTSTGAYTVPFTADADNNKLPLTVNITGAGTGSGYIAFSSWDVSTGPGQFDNLGYPSEVTHMAGANGSADNSEYAVDRFWVIDVDDPLGTGETYSAIPTPNLTFGYNTSAAETADGNVLTVGNLGAQYFDPVGENWHGASSGASATGIWGADNGAGLVSGVTPPSWYRTWTLADFSSPLPVELNFFDAACKDEGVVLSWQTASEINSSHFEIYKSLDGINFELAGTIPSHGNSSVNVDYSFVDEVVNSSEAIYKLIQYDNDGTFEEMAIVSEGACYSDAGLNVFGDMNGDVVVSWNASEEGEYQVVLFDALGKQVSAPKLLFVEKGFNRFDLSYDQLAFGNYLIQISNESSSFVKKLVIR, from the coding sequence ATGAGGTTAGTCACAACAATAGGTTTAACGTTAGTTTTATTCGGAATCTGTGCGCAGAATAACGCACTCATTTTGAATAACAACCCTTTTTTGGTTGTAAATGGCGGCACAGCGGGTGATGAAGCTGTTATGGTTGTAAATCAATCGCACGAAGACGGTATAATCACTATGGGAACTGGAGGGAATATCATTACCCATGGAGAGTTTGACTACATTAAGTGGAATATTGGTACGAGCACAGGCGCATACACCGTGCCATTTACGGCTGATGCTGATAACAACAAACTACCATTAACTGTTAATATCACTGGAGCAGGTACGGGTTCAGGGTACATTGCGTTTTCCTCCTGGGATGTTTCTACTGGCCCCGGTCAGTTTGATAATTTGGGATACCCATCAGAGGTAACTCACATGGCTGGTGCGAATGGAAGCGCTGATAACTCGGAATATGCTGTGGATAGATTTTGGGTAATTGATGTTGATGACCCATTAGGAACTGGGGAAACTTATTCAGCTATTCCAACTCCAAACTTAACTTTTGGCTATAACACTTCTGCTGCAGAAACGGCTGACGGGAATGTTTTGACTGTTGGAAATTTAGGAGCGCAGTACTTTGATCCTGTTGGAGAAAATTGGCACGGAGCCAGTTCTGGGGCGTCTGCAACAGGGATCTGGGGAGCTGATAATGGGGCAGGCTTAGTTTCTGGCGTTACACCTCCATCATGGTATAGAACTTGGACGTTAGCTGATTTTTCGAGTCCATTACCAGTAGAATTAAACTTCTTTGATGCTGCTTGTAAAGATGAGGGCGTAGTTCTGTCGTGGCAAACAGCCTCAGAGATTAATTCAAGCCATTTTGAGATCTACAAAAGTTTGGATGGTATTAATTTTGAACTGGCTGGAACGATTCCATCTCATGGAAACTCTAGTGTAAATGTAGATTATAGTTTTGTAGATGAAGTGGTTAATTCATCAGAAGCCATCTATAAATTAATCCAATATGATAACGATGGTACCTTTGAAGAAATGGCAATTGTTTCAGAAGGAGCTTGTTACAGTGATGCTGGTTTAAACGTCTTTGGAGATATGAATGGAGACGTAGTAGTTAGTTGGAATGCTTCTGAGGAAGGAGAGTATCAAGTGGTTTTGTTTGATGCGCTCGGAAAACAAGTCAGTGCCCCTAAACTATTGTTCGTGGAAAAAGGATTTAACAGATTCGACCTCTCCTACGATCAACTTGCGTTCGGAAATTACCTAATTCAAATATCAAACGAATCTAGTTCATTTGTAAAAAAACTTGTAATAAGATAA